TCTCCGAAGCTCCCGAGCGGACCCTGCGGATGAGCGAACTCGCCGAGGCCACCGACTCGTCCCGGAGCCGGCTCTCCCACGCCGTCGCTCGGCTGGAGGCCACCGGCTGGGTCCAGCGCGAGGACTGCGCCACGGACCGACGCGGCCAGTTCGCCGTCCTCACCGAAGCGGGTTTCACCGCGCTCGCCGACGCCGCGCCGGGACACGTCGAGGGCGTCCGTCGACACCTTTTCGACCAACTCACCCCGGATCAGATCGAGCAACTTCGCCGAATCAGTGAGGTGGTCATCGCCCATCTGGACGGTAACAATCCGCCATCATGAGCAAACTGTCCCACATCAGACCCTTGTACAGACCGTCGTCGGACACGCACGATGGGACGTGTCTCTCGGCCTGGGCGAAATCACCACGCAGGCGCACGGCCTGATCAGTGTCGGCGACCTGCCCGCAGCGCGAAACCTGCTCACGGCTGCGTTGGCCGGCACCGATCCCCGACCCGCCCACGCCAGCGCCGACCACGCCGACGCGGCCGGGTTGCTCGCCCGGGTGACGGTGGCGCTCGGTGACGCCCCGGCGGCTCGCGCCTGGGCCGCCTACGCCTACTCGGCGAACCAGCG
The sequence above is a segment of the Solwaraspora sp. WMMD406 genome. Coding sequences within it:
- a CDS encoding MarR family transcriptional regulator, yielding MVVMTRWLDDDEQRTWRAFLAATRSLMTTLDRELHSQAGLSHAYYEILVRLSEAPERTLRMSELAEATDSSRSRLSHAVARLEATGWVQREDCATDRRGQFAVLTEAGFTALADAAPGHVEGVRRHLFDQLTPDQIEQLRRISEVVIAHLDGNNPPS